The Reichenbachiella carrageenanivorans region TAAACCTAACTGAGACAGTAAAACTCTCTGAGTAGGTGCCAGTCCTCCTATGCCTCCTATTTGAATTCCTATAGAAGCAAAATTGGCAAAACCACAAAGCATATAAGTGGACATAATAATAGAGCGAGAACTTGCAAATGCACCCTCACCCTTAAGTCTAGCGAGACTTTCGTATCCTACAAATTCACTAGCGATCAACTTCTCACCTAGTAGACTTCCTACGAGAGTCACATCTTCTGCTGCCACACCTATGAGCCACATGACTGGCGCAAACGTATATCCCAATATAAATTCAAAACTCAATACCGTATAATGACCATGAGTAAAAGAGGCTATTACTTCATTAAGCCCTACTAGTGCACCTATTTTACCCAAACCAAAATTAATCATGGCCAAAAAAGCAAAAAACACCAAAAGCATCGCTCCTATATTCAAGGCCAGTTTGAGTCCTTCGGTCGTGCCATTAGACAAGGCATCGAGCAAATTGCTCCCTACATTCAAGTCTGTGACTTCTACTTTTTGCTCTATATCTTCTGTTTGTGGAATCAATACTTTGGAAATCACTACCGCGCCTGGCGCAGCCATGATAGACGCAGCCAACAGATGTTTTGCAAAAATCAATCGCTGCACAGGATCGTCGCCTCCTAAAAAACCAATATAAGCTGCCAAAACTCCACCAGCTACAGTTGCCATTCCACCTGTCATCACAAGCAACATTTCAGACTTATTCATTTTGTCGAGATAGGCTTTGATCATCAAAGGCGCTTCCGTCTGCCCCAAAAATATATTGCCTGCTACGCTCAAACTCTCCGCCCCACTCAGCTTCATCGCTTTGGTCATCAGCCAAGCCAAGGCGTAAACGACCTTCTGAATAATCCCTAAATAAAATAGTACACTGGTGATGGCCGAAAAGAAAATAACGGTAGGCAAAATCTGAAGCGCAAATATGAATCCATAGGTATCGATGTCCATAAAGCCTCGGAAAAGAAATTCACTCCCTACTTTTGTAAAATCAAGGATTTTGGTAAAAATACGGCCTACCACTTCGAAAAGTGCTCGTACAAATGGTACATGCAGGATAGACAAAGCAAGTGTCAGCTGAATAAAAAGACCTATACCTACCACTTTCCATGAGATGGCTTTTCGATCTGAACTGAACACCCAAGCTATAAAAACAAGCACCGCCATGCCCAGCAGTCCACGGGCAACTGTCCAGACGCTAGCAGATGAACCTTGATCTCCGTCGGATGAGAGCAAATTAGACTTTGCGGCTTTTGAAGTAGTCTCTGCAGAACTTAACGCTGCGTCCGAAGCAGCACTTATCTCCACTGAATCTACGACTATTGAGACAGGTTCTGGAGTCGTTTCCGATTGCGCTTGTACACTTCCAAACAAGCAAAATAACAAACAAAGTAATCTAAGGGTTCTCTTCATCTTGGGCACAAAAAAATTCCAGCCGAGCATGACTGGAATTGCAATATAATAATTTATAAGGCTTATTTAATATTAATTCTAATGAAGCACAATACACCCTTTGCCTGACAAATGATATTCGTTTTCAGCTACTTTCGACAACTGCATATCAAATGTCCTACTCAAGATTTCCAATACTGCTTCAACTGGTTGCTGATCAAATTTTGCAGACATCAAACAATTGTAAATATTTTCATCAGACACTGTGATTTTCACCTGATACACATCACTGATTGTGGTGATTACCGATTTTAAATTCACCTTTCTAAACTCCATCAATTTGGTTTTCCATGCTAAATAATTAAGGTCCTCTAGGTTTGACTTTTCGAATACAGGAGCCTCTGCTCTCAATCTTCCTACTTCACCTGCGACCAACTCTACAGCATTCCGTTCCCCTCTTTCTCGCTTGCTCACAGCCACCCTTCCGGTCTTTACTACCACTTCAGTACTGGCATTAACACCTGCAGTATTCACTAAAAACGAAGTACCCAACACTTCGATCTTAGACTGATCTGTCTCTACAATAAATGGCCTTGATTCATCTCTCTTAATATCAAAAAAAGCCTTACCCGAAAGGGTCACCTGTCTAGTCTTATCATCAAAAGCAGACGCGTAAGTCAAAGTAGCATGACTACTCAATGTTACGACCGAACCGTCTGGCAATGCTATAATTTCCAGGTTTTCTTTGGCTACAACCGTTTCCTGATCAGGCTGCCCTCCTACCAAAGCGATAGCCCCAAAGGCTACTCCAATAGCAAACACTGCAATAGCTGCATATTTTAAATAGACCAAAAACGACTTGTGCTGAGCCCTATTTACAGTTTCCTCTTTGGCGTCGATTTTACTCATTACAGCACGCAGTGCTGATCCTGTATTTTCTTTTGGGACTTGTGCCAACTTCCAAGCTCGATGACACTCCAAAAACTCCGAAGCATTCTCATCACTTTCTCTCCTCCACGTTTCAATTTTTCGCACCTCTTCTGGTGAAAGGTTGCCAGAAAAATATTTCACTAACTGCTCTTCCATATTTACGGTTTATATCGCCTAGTTAACAAGTCATAAAAAAACAACCCTTATCGCAAGCATCAACAAATTTATACATCAAGGTTCATATTCAAAAGGCATGTATTCTGCCACACGCTCCCACGACCAGTATCCATATGTTGTAACGGCCAATGGCTCGTTAAAAAAGCCTTTCGAGTTGATAGTGACCACTGGTAAGTTTAATTTAATAAATGACATTTGGCCGACATTTCGCCCTGTGGCAGCCACCGTGTTATTGAATGTAGCCACATTCGTATT contains the following coding sequences:
- a CDS encoding NupC/NupG family nucleoside CNT transporter — its product is MKRTLRLLCLLFCLFGSVQAQSETTPEPVSIVVDSVEISAASDAALSSAETTSKAAKSNLLSSDGDQGSSASVWTVARGLLGMAVLVFIAWVFSSDRKAISWKVVGIGLFIQLTLALSILHVPFVRALFEVVGRIFTKILDFTKVGSEFLFRGFMDIDTYGFIFALQILPTVIFFSAITSVLFYLGIIQKVVYALAWLMTKAMKLSGAESLSVAGNIFLGQTEAPLMIKAYLDKMNKSEMLLVMTGGMATVAGGVLAAYIGFLGGDDPVQRLIFAKHLLAASIMAAPGAVVISKVLIPQTEDIEQKVEVTDLNVGSNLLDALSNGTTEGLKLALNIGAMLLVFFAFLAMINFGLGKIGALVGLNEVIASFTHGHYTVLSFEFILGYTFAPVMWLIGVAAEDVTLVGSLLGEKLIASEFVGYESLARLKGEGAFASSRSIIMSTYMLCGFANFASIGIQIGGIGGLAPTQRVLLSQLGLRALLGGTLASLMSATIVGMLI
- a CDS encoding FecR family protein; translated protein: MEEQLVKYFSGNLSPEEVRKIETWRRESDENASEFLECHRAWKLAQVPKENTGSALRAVMSKIDAKEETVNRAQHKSFLVYLKYAAIAVFAIGVAFGAIALVGGQPDQETVVAKENLEIIALPDGSVVTLSSHATLTYASAFDDKTRQVTLSGKAFFDIKRDESRPFIVETDQSKIEVLGTSFLVNTAGVNASTEVVVKTGRVAVSKRERGERNAVELVAGEVGRLRAEAPVFEKSNLEDLNYLAWKTKLMEFRKVNLKSVITTISDVYQVKITVSDENIYNCLMSAKFDQQPVEAVLEILSRTFDMQLSKVAENEYHLSGKGCIVLH